A genome region from Labilibaculum antarcticum includes the following:
- a CDS encoding flavodoxin — MSKIGLFYGPEGGNVERVAELIAEKIDADRIVIHKLKDCEAKDVAGYSNIIMGISTLGKHNWSSDNSGNDWDVFLPKLNGLNLKGKKVALFGLGDHIAYADFFVDALGDLADSIQLTGAEIIGQVSDEGYEYGDSRAFRDGQFVGLPLDEDFEDDLTLERVDNWLKLILPEFE, encoded by the coding sequence ATGAGTAAAATTGGATTGTTTTATGGCCCTGAAGGTGGAAATGTTGAACGAGTAGCTGAGCTAATTGCTGAAAAAATAGATGCTGATCGAATAGTTATCCACAAACTTAAGGATTGTGAAGCTAAAGATGTAGCTGGATATTCGAATATTATTATGGGGATTTCAACTCTTGGTAAACACAATTGGTCTTCGGATAACTCCGGAAATGATTGGGATGTTTTCTTGCCAAAACTAAATGGATTAAATTTAAAAGGGAAAAAAGTAGCTCTTTTTGGTTTAGGTGATCATATTGCTTACGCAGATTTTTTCGTTGATGCATTGGGTGATTTGGCTGACAGTATCCAATTAACTGGTGCTGAGATTATCGGACAGGTAAGTGATGAAGGATATGAATATGGCGATTCAAGGGCCTTTAGAGATGGTCAGTTTGTTGGTTTGCCTTTGGATGAGGACTTTGAAGATGATTTAACCCTTGAAAGAGTTGATAATTGGTTGAAACTGATTCTCCCTGAATTTGAATAA
- a CDS encoding 3-methyl-2-oxobutanoate dehydrogenase subunit VorB — protein MGDVRLMKGNEVIAEAAIRCGCDGYFGYPITPQSEIMETLMIRKPWESTGMVVLQAESEIAAINMVYGGASCGKKVMTSSSSPGISLKVEGITYLAGAELPALIVNVVRGGPGLGTIQPAQSDYFQAVKGGGHGDYKLIVLAPASVQEMNDFVELSFELAFKYLNPAMILSDGVIGQMMEKVELSEFKPRWTDEEIKKISGTWATTGKTPDRDRNISTSLDLDSAKQEIFNHKLQAKYRAMEENDVRFEKIACDDAEYLFVAYGSSARICQKAVEQAREKGIKVGLLRPITLFPYPVKAIQEMLGSVKGILSVEMSAGQMVEDVRLAVNGKVPVEHFGRYGGIIPTPEEVVEALEQKILGK, from the coding sequence ATGGGAGACGTTCGTTTAATGAAAGGAAATGAGGTTATTGCTGAAGCAGCTATTCGTTGTGGATGTGATGGGTATTTTGGATATCCAATTACTCCTCAATCCGAAATTATGGAAACCCTAATGATCCGCAAGCCCTGGGAAAGTACAGGTATGGTGGTTCTGCAAGCTGAAAGTGAAATTGCTGCTATCAATATGGTGTATGGTGGAGCTTCTTGTGGAAAAAAAGTAATGACATCTTCATCAAGTCCCGGAATTAGTTTGAAAGTTGAAGGGATCACTTATTTGGCTGGTGCTGAATTGCCTGCATTAATTGTGAATGTGGTACGAGGAGGACCAGGATTGGGAACAATTCAACCTGCTCAGTCCGATTATTTTCAGGCTGTAAAAGGTGGTGGACATGGTGATTATAAATTAATTGTATTAGCTCCAGCTTCAGTTCAGGAAATGAACGATTTTGTTGAACTGTCATTTGAGCTTGCTTTTAAATATTTGAATCCTGCAATGATTCTATCAGATGGTGTTATTGGCCAGATGATGGAAAAAGTTGAATTGTCAGAATTCAAACCACGTTGGACAGATGAGGAAATTAAGAAAATTTCGGGTACATGGGCAACAACAGGAAAAACTCCTGATCGCGATCGTAATATTTCTACTTCTTTGGATTTAGATTCTGCAAAACAAGAAATATTTAATCACAAGTTGCAGGCGAAATATCGTGCAATGGAAGAGAATGATGTAAGATTCGAAAAAATTGCATGTGATGATGCTGAATATCTTTTCGTAGCTTATGGTTCTAGTGCTCGTATCTGTCAGAAAGCAGTAGAGCAAGCCCGTGAGAAAGGCATTAAAGTAGGTTTATTACGTCCTATTACTCTTTTCCCTTATCCTGTTAAAGCTATTCAGGAAATGTTAGGTTCCGTTAAAGGTATTTTATCTGTAGAGATGAGTGCCGGACAAATGGTGGAAGATGTTCGTCTTGCTGTAAATGGTAAGGTGCCGGTTGAGCATTTCGGTCGATATGGTGGAATTATTCCAACACCAGAGGAAGTAGTTGAAGCATTAGAACAAAAAATTTTAGGAAAATAA
- a CDS encoding acetate--CoA ligase family protein, with protein MINEQLLNPKSIVVIGGSDDVQKPGGKVLKNLIDGNFKGNLYVANPKMEEVQGVPSYKDLKKLPQTDLAIIAIAAKFCASTIKLLAEEKNTRAFIILSAGFSEENEEGEKLEKEIVEIVNSVGGSLIGPNCVGVLNSNYNGVFTTPIPSLDPKGCDFISGSGATAVFIMESGVPKGLSFSSVYSVGNSAQMGVEEILKYMDESFDPETSSKVKLLYIENIDKPEMLLKHASSLIRKGCKIVAIKSGSSEAGSRAASSHTGALASPDVAVDALLKKAGIVRCKGRDELVTVASIFMHPELKGKNIAVITHAGGPAVMLTDSLSNNGLDVPHIEGPKADALLEKLYGGSSVANPIDFLATGTAQQLGDIIDACENDFDNVDAMAVIFGSPGLFPVYDVYDLLHEKMKQCKKPIYPILPSIVNVKDEIEHFLAKGRINFPDEVVFGDALTKVYNTSKPQAEKIEMPEVDKEAIRKIIDGAENGYLSPEQLHALMDAAGIDRAKEGVADTEDEIAALAKEIGFPLVMKVVGPVHKSDVGGVTLNVKDEETVRSEFRRMMQIKDTYAVMLAQMLKGTEVFIGAKREDKFGHMVLCGLGGIFIEVLKDVKASLAPIAKQEAHEMIQGLKSYGIIKGVRGQEAVNEDKFADAITRVAALMKVAPEIFEMDLNPLLGNKDAVVAVDARIRIEK; from the coding sequence ATGATAAACGAACAGTTACTTAATCCTAAAAGTATTGTAGTTATTGGAGGTTCCGATGATGTGCAAAAGCCAGGAGGAAAGGTGCTAAAAAACCTGATTGATGGTAATTTTAAAGGTAATCTTTATGTTGCCAATCCTAAAATGGAGGAAGTTCAAGGTGTACCATCATATAAAGATCTTAAAAAATTGCCACAAACAGATTTGGCAATTATAGCAATTGCAGCGAAGTTTTGTGCATCTACTATTAAACTTCTTGCAGAAGAAAAAAACACCCGCGCTTTTATTATTCTTTCTGCTGGTTTTAGTGAAGAAAACGAGGAGGGTGAGAAACTTGAAAAAGAGATTGTAGAAATCGTTAATTCGGTAGGTGGTTCGTTAATTGGACCAAACTGTGTTGGCGTATTAAATTCTAATTATAATGGTGTTTTTACCACACCTATTCCAAGTCTGGATCCGAAAGGATGTGACTTTATTTCAGGATCAGGAGCAACGGCAGTTTTCATTATGGAGTCTGGAGTTCCTAAAGGCTTGTCTTTTTCAAGCGTATATTCAGTTGGAAACTCCGCTCAAATGGGTGTTGAAGAGATTCTTAAATATATGGACGAGAGTTTTGATCCTGAAACAAGTAGTAAGGTTAAGTTATTATATATTGAGAACATCGATAAGCCTGAAATGCTTTTAAAGCATGCTTCTTCCTTAATCCGTAAAGGCTGTAAGATTGTAGCAATAAAATCGGGAAGTTCTGAAGCAGGAAGTCGTGCAGCATCTTCGCATACCGGTGCTTTGGCTAGTCCGGATGTAGCGGTTGATGCTTTATTAAAAAAAGCGGGTATTGTTCGTTGTAAGGGAAGAGATGAGTTGGTTACGGTTGCCTCAATATTTATGCATCCTGAGCTAAAAGGGAAAAATATTGCTGTGATAACACATGCAGGAGGACCGGCAGTGATGTTAACAGATTCGCTTTCGAACAATGGATTGGATGTTCCTCATATCGAAGGACCAAAAGCAGATGCTTTACTTGAGAAATTATATGGTGGATCATCGGTGGCTAATCCTATCGATTTTCTGGCAACAGGAACAGCACAACAATTAGGCGATATTATTGATGCTTGTGAAAATGATTTTGATAATGTTGATGCAATGGCTGTAATCTTTGGTAGTCCTGGATTATTTCCTGTTTACGATGTTTACGATCTTCTGCACGAGAAAATGAAGCAGTGTAAAAAACCTATCTATCCAATTCTACCTTCGATAGTTAATGTTAAAGATGAAATTGAGCATTTTCTTGCAAAGGGAAGAATTAATTTCCCTGATGAAGTAGTATTTGGTGACGCATTGACTAAGGTTTATAATACATCAAAACCTCAAGCTGAAAAAATTGAAATGCCTGAAGTTGATAAAGAGGCAATTCGTAAAATTATTGATGGGGCTGAAAATGGTTATTTGAGTCCTGAGCAGTTGCATGCTTTGATGGATGCTGCCGGAATTGACAGAGCCAAAGAAGGTGTTGCCGATACTGAAGATGAAATTGCAGCTTTGGCAAAAGAAATTGGTTTTCCTTTAGTGATGAAAGTTGTTGGACCAGTTCATAAATCGGATGTTGGCGGAGTAACTTTGAATGTGAAAGACGAAGAAACTGTTCGTTCCGAATTCAGACGAATGATGCAGATTAAAGATACTTATGCCGTTATGTTGGCACAGATGCTAAAGGGCACAGAAGTATTTATTGGTGCGAAACGCGAAGATAAGTTTGGGCATATGGTGTTGTGCGGTTTAGGAGGTATCTTTATTGAAGTTTTAAAAGATGTGAAAGCTTCATTGGCGCCAATTGCTAAACAAGAAGCTCATGAAATGATCCAGGGATTAAAATCGTATGGAATCATTAAAGGAGTAAGAGGACAGGAAGCTGTTAATGAAGATAAATTTGCCGATGCAATTACAAGAGTGGCTGCTTTAATGAAAGTTGCTCCTGAAATTTTCGAAATGGATTTAAACCCCCTTTTAGGAAATAAAGATGCCGTAGTTGCTGTTGATGCCCGTATTCGAATTGAAAAATAA
- a CDS encoding 2-oxoacid:acceptor oxidoreductase family protein → MTEEIIIAGFGGQGVLSLGKILCYSAIMQNQEVSWMPSYGPEMRGGTANVTVILSDDRISSPVLKSFDTAIILNQQSMDKFVNEVKPGGTLIYDPNGIVHHPERKDINIYRIPGAALAAELGNPQTFNMIIMGAFLKVKPIVLLENVKKGLEKSLPERHHKLIPLNIEAIQKGSSNVETVHVL, encoded by the coding sequence ATGACTGAAGAAATTATAATTGCAGGATTTGGTGGTCAAGGTGTCCTTTCATTGGGTAAAATTCTTTGCTACTCTGCTATCATGCAAAATCAGGAAGTATCGTGGATGCCATCTTATGGACCTGAAATGCGTGGAGGTACAGCTAATGTAACTGTTATATTAAGTGACGATCGTATTAGTTCACCAGTATTGAAAAGTTTCGATACTGCGATTATCCTTAACCAGCAATCAATGGATAAATTTGTAAATGAGGTTAAGCCAGGTGGAACTTTGATATATGATCCAAATGGTATTGTTCATCATCCAGAGAGAAAAGATATTAATATTTATAGAATTCCTGGTGCTGCGCTTGCAGCTGAATTGGGAAATCCTCAAACATTCAATATGATTATTATGGGAGCTTTTCTTAAAGTGAAGCCTATCGTATTATTAGAGAATGTTAAGAAAGGACTTGAAAAATCGTTACCTGAACGTCATCATAAGCTAATTCCTTTAAATATTGAAGCAATTCAAAAAGGCAGTAGTAATGTTGAGACAGTTCATGTTTTGTAA
- a CDS encoding aminotransferase class I/II-fold pyridoxal phosphate-dependent enzyme, whose amino-acid sequence MKTPINSIIVDQKLALCEIHKMEDATIRDVVRVVSMIEEESGEKYIRMEMGVPGLKPARVGIEAEKQALEDGVASAYPMLEGVKSLKEEASKFVKNFMNVDILPEGIVPTVGSMQGGYAAFMAIGNCDAKKDTILFIDPGFPVQKTQLEVMNQKYESFDVFNYRGDKLEAKLEAFLAKGNIAGIIYSNPNNPAWICFNEDELRIIGGLANKYNTIVMEDLAYFAMDFRTDLSKPGVAPYQPSVANYTDNYVLMISSSKAFSYAGQRIGLLCISDKLFHKRFENLKPRFGAEEFGYTLIYRIIYTLSSGTSHSAQYALGAMLKAANEGEFNFVEEVKEYGERAKIMKKLFLENGFELVYEGDIDLPLADGFYFTVTYPGLTGPDLNKKLLYYGISAICLNETGSLKEGLRACVSQVSRNQFDTLEARLREFHKNHQVLA is encoded by the coding sequence ATGAAAACCCCAATAAATTCTATAATTGTAGATCAAAAACTGGCTTTGTGCGAGATTCATAAGATGGAGGATGCTACTATTCGAGACGTGGTTCGTGTTGTTAGCATGATCGAAGAAGAAAGTGGTGAGAAATATATTCGTATGGAAATGGGCGTTCCTGGTCTAAAACCGGCAAGAGTTGGAATCGAAGCCGAAAAACAAGCTTTGGAAGATGGTGTTGCCTCTGCATATCCTATGTTGGAAGGAGTAAAATCGTTAAAAGAGGAGGCGTCTAAATTTGTAAAGAACTTTATGAATGTAGACATCTTACCAGAAGGTATTGTTCCTACCGTAGGTTCGATGCAAGGAGGTTATGCTGCATTTATGGCTATCGGAAATTGTGATGCAAAAAAAGATACTATATTATTCATTGATCCAGGATTTCCAGTTCAGAAGACTCAGCTTGAGGTGATGAATCAGAAATATGAATCTTTCGATGTATTCAATTATCGTGGTGATAAATTGGAGGCTAAATTGGAAGCGTTTTTGGCAAAGGGTAATATCGCGGGCATTATTTATTCTAACCCTAACAATCCTGCATGGATTTGTTTTAATGAGGATGAATTAAGAATAATAGGCGGGTTGGCAAATAAATACAACACAATTGTTATGGAAGATTTAGCCTACTTTGCCATGGATTTCCGAACTGACCTGAGTAAACCGGGTGTTGCACCTTATCAGCCAAGTGTTGCTAATTATACCGATAATTATGTGTTGATGATTTCAAGTTCGAAGGCGTTTAGTTATGCTGGTCAACGAATAGGTTTACTTTGTATTTCAGATAAACTATTTCACAAGCGCTTCGAAAACTTAAAACCGCGTTTTGGTGCCGAGGAATTTGGTTATACTCTAATTTATAGAATTATTTACACCTTATCATCAGGGACTTCCCATTCTGCTCAATATGCTTTAGGTGCGATGTTGAAAGCGGCTAATGAAGGCGAATTTAATTTTGTTGAAGAGGTTAAAGAGTATGGAGAACGAGCGAAAATCATGAAGAAGCTATTTTTAGAAAATGGTTTTGAATTGGTGTATGAGGGTGATATTGATCTGCCTTTAGCTGATGGATTTTATTTTACAGTTACTTATCCTGGTTTAACCGGGCCAGATTTAAATAAAAAGTTATTGTATTACGGTATTTCTGCAATTTGCCTGAATGAAACAGGTAGCTTAAAGGAAGGATTAAGAGCTTGTGTTTCTCAGGTTTCACGTAATCAATTTGATACATTGGAAGCTCGATTGAGGGAGTTTCATAAGAATCATCAGGTTTTGGCATAA
- a CDS encoding thiamine pyrophosphate-dependent enzyme gives MTATTDINKIISKENLVYGKTSLLLDNEMHYCPGCTHGVIHKVIAEVIDEMGIQDKTIGISPVGCSVLAYNYLDIDWQQAAHGRAPALATATARLMPEKYVFTYQGDGDLASIGCAEIMHACNRGENIVVFFVNNAIYGMTGGQMAPTTLEGQVTATTPYGRDCSTTGYPMRITEILAMLPGTRFVTRQSAETPGAVRKLKKAVRKGFENTREHKGISFIEIVATCSSGWKLSPVKSNEWMKENMFPYYPLGTLKDR, from the coding sequence ATGACAGCAACGACTGATATCAACAAAATAATTAGCAAAGAGAATCTGGTTTATGGTAAAACCAGCCTTCTTTTAGATAATGAAATGCATTACTGTCCTGGATGTACTCATGGAGTAATTCACAAGGTAATTGCTGAGGTGATTGATGAAATGGGGATTCAGGATAAAACAATTGGTATTTCGCCTGTTGGATGTTCTGTCTTAGCATACAATTATCTTGATATTGACTGGCAACAAGCAGCTCATGGACGTGCTCCTGCACTTGCAACAGCAACTGCTCGATTAATGCCTGAGAAATACGTATTTACTTATCAGGGAGATGGTGATTTAGCTTCTATTGGTTGTGCCGAAATTATGCACGCTTGTAATAGAGGTGAAAATATTGTAGTCTTTTTCGTGAATAATGCAATTTATGGTATGACCGGTGGTCAAATGGCTCCTACTACTTTGGAAGGACAGGTTACTGCTACTACTCCATACGGACGTGATTGTTCTACGACTGGATATCCAATGAGGATTACCGAAATACTTGCAATGTTGCCAGGTACACGTTTTGTGACCCGTCAATCTGCTGAAACTCCTGGAGCGGTTCGTAAATTGAAAAAAGCGGTTCGTAAAGGTTTTGAAAATACCAGAGAGCATAAGGGGATTTCATTTATCGAAATTGTTGCAACATGTAGTTCTGGATGGAAATTGTCTCCAGTTAAATCAAACGAATGGATGAAGGAAAATATGTTTCCGTACTACCCATTGGGTACATTAAAGGATAGATAA
- a CDS encoding DUF4270 family protein, translating to MNRLFSLIILLSVLIIGCNSEDFEIHELGGNLIESSTVINMVDTFTIQSSSVITDSIQTSSLGSVSVGRYVDDYLGSIKATSYSKVDLGSVFSLDITDKAQFDSIILVAYSTGAFWGDTTQTQTINVHRVTDHIEINSDTLAYFNTYSLNIDPEVLGTKTFTARPKRKDELGARIYHDFRIKLNDEFGQELLDSALNNNGYLSNAVKWEERFEGIALVPGETDNASVLNFQTDSMNIRLYYRTVGNSSGGAIETHRDFSISKTLSFTNYQADRTNSNQLGTSLSGLVESEIDIPSEQTNNLSFIQGGTGIYTKLKIPYLELLGQQGEAVSLLSAELLLYPLEGTDQKELFPLYGLNFEIYETDKMNRLVSPIYNSSSQVTSTYYVNYENPEDTPLYFDLTSYVGDVLANGMEDDEGLLIKLTSQFNNGFVNRMVINNDPDSRFKIKLRTTYAVQK from the coding sequence ATGAATAGATTATTTTCCTTAATTATTCTTCTTTCGGTTCTTATTATAGGGTGTAATTCGGAGGATTTTGAAATACACGAGCTTGGTGGAAATCTAATTGAGAGTTCTACTGTTATTAATATGGTTGATACTTTTACCATACAAAGTTCATCAGTTATCACGGATTCAATTCAGACATCTTCGTTGGGAAGTGTTTCTGTAGGACGTTATGTAGATGATTATTTAGGAAGTATAAAAGCGACTTCCTATTCAAAAGTTGATTTGGGATCTGTTTTTAGTTTGGATATAACTGATAAAGCTCAATTTGACTCTATTATTCTAGTTGCCTATAGTACTGGTGCTTTTTGGGGAGATACGACTCAAACACAAACTATTAATGTACATAGAGTAACAGACCATATTGAAATAAATTCAGACACATTAGCGTATTTCAATACTTACAGTTTAAATATTGATCCGGAAGTATTGGGAACAAAAACATTTACAGCGCGTCCCAAACGGAAAGATGAGCTTGGGGCAAGAATATATCACGATTTCAGAATTAAATTGAATGATGAGTTCGGTCAAGAACTTCTTGATTCAGCATTAAACAATAACGGATATCTTTCTAATGCTGTGAAATGGGAGGAGCGATTTGAAGGGATTGCTTTGGTGCCGGGAGAGACTGATAATGCTTCAGTGTTAAACTTTCAGACGGATAGTATGAACATTCGATTGTATTACAGAACGGTAGGAAATAGTTCTGGTGGAGCAATTGAAACACATCGTGATTTTTCAATAAGTAAAACATTGTCTTTTACAAATTACCAGGCTGATAGAACAAATTCGAATCAACTAGGCACAAGTTTAAGTGGTTTAGTTGAGAGTGAGATTGATATTCCTTCGGAACAAACTAATAATTTATCCTTTATTCAAGGTGGTACTGGTATATATACTAAATTGAAAATCCCATATTTGGAATTGTTAGGTCAGCAAGGTGAGGCTGTCTCTTTACTGAGCGCTGAATTACTTTTGTATCCTTTAGAGGGGACAGATCAAAAAGAATTGTTTCCCTTATATGGATTGAATTTTGAGATTTATGAAACTGATAAAATGAATAGATTGGTTAGTCCAATTTATAATTCTAGTAGTCAAGTAACATCTACTTACTATGTGAATTATGAAAATCCGGAGGATACTCCCTTGTATTTTGACTTAACTAGTTATGTTGGGGATGTATTAGCTAATGGGATGGAAGATGATGAAGGACTTCTAATTAAGTTGACCAGCCAGTTTAATAATGGATTTGTTAATAGGATGGTAATTAATAATGATCCCGATTCACGTTTTAAAATAAAATTAAGAACAACTTATGCAGTGCAAAAATAA
- the hydG gene encoding [FeFe] hydrogenase H-cluster radical SAM maturase HydG, whose amino-acid sequence MKMIYKPQEYRIKDERMKPFIDESEIWEILEEAQPTKENVRRIIQKSLDKNRLSLQETAVLLKVEDEELIEEIKAGAKELKEKIYGDRIVIFAPLYIGNKCVNNCTYCGFRASNTKQKRTTLDHEQIEAEVKALEDSGQKRLILVYGEHPMYDADFIADSVKTVYGVKSGNGEIRRVNINAAPLDIEGFKKVKESAIGTYQIFQESYHREAYAKYHLSGKKKDFEWRLTGLDRAQEALIDDVGIGALFGLYDWKYEVLGLIRHVNHFEACYNVGPHTISFPRIQAASDSNIDPEFEVSDKDFIRLVAILRLAVPYTGMILTARETKEIREEVIKLGVSQIDAGTNIQLGGYSEDNGKQQKLEQEQFEIGDPRSLGEVIDELLDKKYLPSFCTACYRKGRTGEHFMEFSVPGFIKRFCSQNAILTLAEYLEDYATLEMKKKGYDLIDVKINELKDFQKTEDLLKRLEMVKQGERDLYY is encoded by the coding sequence ATGAAAATGATTTACAAACCTCAGGAGTATCGGATTAAAGATGAAAGGATGAAACCTTTTATCGATGAATCGGAAATTTGGGAGATTTTGGAAGAAGCCCAGCCAACCAAGGAAAATGTTCGTAGGATTATTCAAAAATCATTGGATAAAAATCGATTGAGCTTGCAGGAAACTGCAGTTTTGTTAAAGGTTGAAGATGAAGAATTAATTGAAGAAATTAAAGCTGGGGCAAAAGAGCTTAAGGAAAAGATATATGGTGACCGTATTGTTATTTTTGCTCCTTTATATATTGGAAACAAGTGTGTAAATAATTGTACCTACTGTGGTTTCAGAGCCTCAAATACCAAGCAAAAGAGAACGACACTTGATCATGAACAAATCGAAGCTGAGGTTAAGGCATTGGAAGATAGTGGTCAAAAAAGGCTGATTCTCGTTTATGGCGAACATCCAATGTACGATGCTGATTTTATTGCTGATTCAGTAAAGACTGTTTATGGTGTAAAATCGGGTAATGGTGAAATCCGAAGAGTGAACATCAATGCTGCACCTTTGGATATTGAAGGATTCAAAAAGGTGAAAGAGTCAGCAATTGGAACCTATCAGATCTTTCAGGAATCTTATCATCGTGAAGCATATGCAAAATATCACTTAAGTGGTAAGAAAAAAGATTTCGAATGGCGCTTAACGGGGCTCGACAGAGCTCAGGAAGCATTGATTGATGATGTTGGTATAGGTGCATTGTTTGGTTTGTATGATTGGAAATATGAAGTCTTAGGATTAATTCGACACGTGAATCATTTTGAGGCATGTTACAATGTTGGACCACACACCATTTCTTTCCCGAGAATTCAAGCCGCCTCAGATTCTAATATTGATCCGGAATTTGAAGTTAGTGATAAAGATTTTATTAGACTGGTTGCGATTCTTAGACTCGCAGTTCCTTACACAGGAATGATTCTTACTGCCAGAGAAACAAAGGAGATCAGAGAAGAAGTAATTAAACTTGGTGTTTCACAGATTGATGCTGGGACGAATATTCAATTAGGAGGTTATTCCGAAGATAACGGAAAGCAGCAAAAATTGGAACAGGAACAATTTGAAATCGGTGATCCCCGTAGTTTAGGTGAAGTGATCGATGAGCTTCTTGATAAGAAGTATTTGCCTTCGTTCTGCACAGCCTGCTATAGAAAAGGAAGAACAGGAGAGCATTTCATGGAATTCTCAGTTCCTGGTTTTATTAAACGATTTTGTTCTCAAAATGCGATTCTAACTTTAGCTGAGTATTTAGAGGATTACGCCACACTAGAGATGAAAAAGAAAGGATATGATTTAATTGATGTGAAAATTAATGAATTGAAAGATTTTCAGAAAACGGAAGATTTGCTTAAACGCTTGGAGATGGTGAAACAGGGGGAGCGTGATCTTTATTATTAG
- the hydE gene encoding [FeFe] hydrogenase H-cluster radical SAM maturase HydE, with product MTKTIEQILQQDQFTKDDIVRLLQSKDEDEKALFVKSSEVKLMHVGKNVHFRGLVEFSNICKKDCLYCGIRASNSAVNRYDIADEEILKAAKFAHENKYGSLVLQSGERSDQKFIDRIENLLKEIKKISNNELGITISIGEQTKETYQKWFDAGAHRYLLRIESSNKELYNKIHPNNEEHSHETRLECLKSLQEIGYQTGTGVMIGIPFQTYDDLANDLIFMQNFDIDMVGMGPFIEHDQTPMYQYKDQLMSLKDRFRLTLKMIAVLRIMMKDINIASATALQAIDPLGREKALRIGANIIMPNITPTSERANYLLYQNKPCIDEGADDCTNCMEARINMADGVIGYGEWGDSKHYKNRQIKQKRP from the coding sequence ATGACGAAAACTATTGAGCAGATCCTACAACAAGATCAATTCACCAAAGACGATATTGTTCGATTATTACAATCGAAAGATGAAGATGAAAAAGCATTATTTGTGAAATCATCTGAAGTAAAACTAATGCACGTTGGAAAAAATGTACACTTTCGTGGATTGGTTGAATTCTCAAACATCTGCAAAAAAGATTGTCTTTACTGTGGAATTCGTGCCAGCAACAGCGCTGTGAACAGATACGATATTGCTGATGAAGAAATACTGAAAGCGGCAAAATTTGCGCATGAAAACAAGTATGGTTCTTTAGTATTACAATCGGGTGAAAGATCGGACCAAAAATTTATTGATCGTATTGAGAACTTATTAAAAGAGATCAAGAAAATAAGTAATAACGAATTGGGGATTACCATTTCGATAGGAGAACAAACAAAAGAAACCTACCAAAAGTGGTTTGATGCTGGTGCTCACCGATATTTATTGCGCATTGAATCGAGTAACAAAGAGCTCTACAACAAAATTCATCCCAACAATGAAGAACACTCACACGAAACAAGATTAGAATGCCTGAAGAGCCTTCAGGAGATCGGATATCAGACCGGAACAGGAGTGATGATTGGAATTCCTTTTCAGACCTATGATGATTTGGCCAATGATCTGATTTTCATGCAAAATTTTGATATCGACATGGTTGGAATGGGACCGTTTATCGAACACGATCAAACTCCAATGTATCAGTACAAAGATCAATTAATGAGTTTGAAGGATCGATTCCGCCTTACTTTAAAAATGATTGCTGTACTTAGAATCATGATGAAGGACATTAATATCGCCTCTGCCACTGCCCTTCAAGCAATAGACCCATTAGGACGAGAAAAAGCCTTACGAATTGGTGCCAATATTATTATGCCCAATATTACGCCAACCTCCGAAAGAGCAAATTATTTACTCTACCAAAACAAGCCATGCATTGATGAAGGCGCTGATGATTGTACAAACTGTATGGAAGCCAGAATTAATATGGCAGATGGTGTAATTGGCTACGGAGAATGGGGCGATTCGAAGCATTATAAAAACAGACAAATTAAACAGAAGCGACCATAG
- a CDS encoding 4Fe-4S dicluster domain-containing protein, with protein MAKFKGAIVVDTEKCKGCGICVAACPTGVIDLARDVNGKGYHYAYMANPDACIGCSSCGLVCPDTVITVYRVKAS; from the coding sequence ATGGCGAAATTTAAAGGAGCTATTGTTGTTGATACCGAAAAATGCAAGGGTTGTGGCATATGTGTTGCTGCTTGTCCTACAGGGGTTATCGATCTGGCAAGAGACGTAAATGGCAAAGGATATCATTATGCATACATGGCTAATCCAGATGCATGTATCGGTTGTTCAAGTTGCGGATTGGTTTGTCCTGATACCGTAATTACTGTTTACAGGGTAAAAGCAAGCTAG